From the genome of Lentilactobacillus buchneri, one region includes:
- a CDS encoding amino acid ABC transporter permease, whose protein sequence is MISIFQNYGGELLYGLGQTLLCSIIALIFALIIGSGFAILEVVPNKFFRVIARVYIEVFRNIPLLVITMFFYVVIPMYIVEISGFASGTIGLILYSSAFIAETVRSGIQSVDPGQMEGARANGLSFWQAMRYIVLPQAFRYVIPPLGNQFINLVKNSSVLAFVAGFDLMYQGNVIASDSLQSMSTYLCVGVLYLILTLPLSYYMRYLEKKLA, encoded by the coding sequence ATGATAAGTATTTTTCAAAATTATGGTGGTGAGCTCCTTTATGGACTGGGACAAACCCTTTTGTGCTCGATTATTGCGTTGATCTTTGCATTAATCATCGGCTCGGGTTTTGCCATCCTGGAAGTTGTACCCAACAAATTCTTTAGAGTGATTGCCAGAGTTTATATCGAAGTTTTCCGGAACATTCCATTACTGGTTATCACGATGTTCTTCTACGTGGTTATTCCAATGTACATTGTTGAAATCAGTGGTTTTGCCTCTGGTACGATTGGCCTGATCCTTTACTCGTCAGCGTTTATCGCTGAAACCGTTCGATCAGGAATCCAGTCTGTTGATCCTGGTCAAATGGAAGGCGCTCGTGCCAATGGATTATCATTCTGGCAGGCAATGCGTTATATCGTTTTGCCGCAAGCCTTTCGATATGTCATTCCACCATTGGGCAACCAATTCATCAACTTGGTTAAGAACTCTTCAGTCTTAGCCTTTGTTGCCGGATTCGATTTGATGTATCAAGGTAACGTTATTGCGTCTGACTCCCTGCAAAGTATGAGCACATATCTGTGTGTTGGTGTTCTATATCTGATTTTGACTTTGCCTTTGAGTTACTATATGCGTTACCTTGAAAAGAAATTGGCATAA